Proteins from one Anaerobranca californiensis DSM 14826 genomic window:
- a CDS encoding type II secretion system F family protein translates to MRGKEIKGFLWDLYYLLEGNLPIGQALEILSSIKNENFYNNCLAGIREGYSLAQSLEIAGFKDKYILQILKVAEQGNFLTEALLDLCNLLEEKENLRNRLLHSLIYPFILTFFAFITMVFTFTYVIPSVVNIYSLLGIEKNFVVKIFIKFNPGYLIIALFFALLFYNFALYKRKKVYNLFFVGKIFQFVDKYLFYKSLANLLQRGVPLFQSLEIMKEFPRISVEDSLDKLLSGIYSGKPFFQVLEENHFENITVVNFIKVAEERGDLPLGISRVENYYKGLLNKHLIYFSKLFEPIIISGVGIMVVIVIITLLWPIYQLFQKM, encoded by the coding sequence TTGAGAGGAAAGGAAATTAAAGGGTTTTTATGGGATTTGTATTATCTCCTAGAAGGTAATTTACCAATAGGACAAGCCTTAGAAATTTTAAGTTCAATTAAAAATGAAAACTTTTATAATAATTGTCTAGCGGGTATCAGAGAAGGTTACAGTCTTGCCCAATCATTAGAAATAGCGGGTTTTAAAGATAAGTACATCCTTCAAATTTTAAAGGTGGCAGAACAGGGGAATTTTTTAACAGAAGCTTTGTTAGATTTATGTAACCTTTTAGAAGAAAAGGAGAATTTGAGAAATAGACTATTGCACAGCTTAATTTATCCCTTTATTTTAACTTTTTTTGCTTTTATAACTATGGTCTTTACCTTTACTTATGTGATTCCTTCAGTAGTAAATATATATTCCCTTTTAGGTATTGAAAAAAACTTTGTTGTTAAAATTTTTATTAAATTTAATCCAGGTTATTTGATAATAGCTTTATTTTTTGCCTTGTTATTCTACAATTTTGCCCTTTATAAAAGGAAAAAAGTTTATAATTTATTTTTTGTTGGTAAAATATTTCAGTTTGTAGACAAGTATTTGTTTTATAAATCCTTGGCCAATTTACTGCAAAGGGGAGTTCCCCTATTTCAGTCTTTAGAAATAATGAAGGAATTTCCTAGAATCTCTGTAGAAGATAGTTTGGATAAGTTATTATCGGGAATTTACTCTGGTAAACCCTTTTTTCAGGTCCTTGAAGAAAACCACTTTGAAAATATAACAGTTGTCAATTTTATTAAGGTAGCAGAAGAAAGGGGTGATTTACCTTTAGGGATTTCAAGGGTAGAAAATTATTATAAAGGTTTACTGAATAAACATTTGATATACTTTAGTAAATTATTTGAACCAATAATAATTTCCGGTGTAGGAATAATGGTAGTTATAGTAATCATTACCCTTCTTTGGCCTATTTATCAATTATTTCAAAAAATGTGA
- a CDS encoding GspE/PulE family protein has product MEISAKVKDIITKGYLNEASDIHFHPEKSVYRLKYRIDGLLQNVESISREEGLLIISSIKVLGKLDISQRRLPQDGSFKYKVGNDEIDIRISTVNTIKGEKMVLRLFKENPTIKNFKDLGMNKKQQKTFEKMLNIKSGMILVVGPTGSGKTTTLYTALNYLKDSTKNFVTIEDPVEYQLEDVTQINIEPRIGLTFPNALKAVLRQDPDGILIGEIRDKETAEIAVRASLTGHILLSTLHTENCQSAILRLVDMGIERYLLAEGLKGIVAQRLFRLKCHCQGDCFCNNTGYYKRSGIFEILPITESVKLQIIQGKRQFNWGNYDTLKELAEEKVKEGLTDIKEIYRILD; this is encoded by the coding sequence TTGGAGATATCTGCAAAGGTAAAGGACATTATTACAAAGGGTTATCTAAATGAAGCTAGTGATATCCACTTTCATCCTGAAAAAAGTGTATATAGATTAAAATACAGAATTGATGGATTACTACAAAATGTTGAAAGTATTTCCCGGGAAGAAGGTTTGCTGATTATTAGCAGTATAAAAGTTTTAGGGAAATTAGATATTTCTCAAAGGCGACTTCCACAAGATGGTAGTTTCAAATATAAGGTGGGGAATGATGAAATAGATATCCGCATCTCTACTGTAAATACAATAAAAGGTGAAAAAATGGTATTACGACTTTTTAAAGAAAACCCTACCATTAAAAATTTTAAAGATTTAGGAATGAATAAAAAACAACAAAAAACCTTTGAAAAAATGCTGAACATCAAAAGTGGGATGATTTTAGTTGTTGGTCCCACCGGTAGTGGTAAAACCACTACTTTATATACAGCTTTAAATTATTTAAAAGATAGTACAAAAAATTTTGTTACAATAGAAGATCCAGTGGAATACCAATTAGAAGATGTTACTCAAATAAATATAGAACCCAGAATAGGCTTAACCTTCCCTAATGCCCTTAAGGCAGTGCTACGGCAAGACCCTGATGGCATTTTAATTGGAGAAATAAGGGATAAAGAAACGGCGGAAATAGCTGTAAGGGCTTCTTTAACCGGTCATATCCTTTTGTCAACTCTCCATACAGAAAATTGTCAATCGGCAATTTTGCGTTTAGTGGATATGGGAATAGAAAGGTATTTATTAGCAGAAGGACTAAAGGGAATCGTAGCCCAGAGGCTTTTTAGGTTAAAATGTCATTGTCAAGGGGATTGTTTTTGCAATAACACGGGATATTATAAGCGGTCGGGAATATTTGAAATTTTACCTATTACTGAAAGTGTAAAATTGCAAATTATTCAAGGGAAAAGACAATTCAACTGGGGTAACTATGATACTTTAAAGGAATTGGCAGAGGAAAAAGTTAAAGAAGGTTTAACAGATATCAAAGAAATTTACCGGATTTTAGATTAA
- a CDS encoding shikimate dehydrogenase family protein encodes MDKYCVIGNPVDHSLSPQMHNYWFRQFNIPAQYGREEIKEEDLKNKISYLKETYKGFNITYPLKDKIIPFIDEIDDVAKEIGSVNTVKKEGNKWIGYNTDVLGMMAIFKELETGLYHQYFILGSGNMAKTTLYALKDKKVIIVCRNLENGNKIIKNYPFAKCMTFDQFQKLNLSNGIVVNTLPLDVELGPFMLGKENNILIDANYKKLPKFLVARYISGLELLVLQGIECFYIWTGKRPTKESGYHAITI; translated from the coding sequence ATGGATAAATATTGTGTTATAGGAAATCCTGTAGACCACAGTTTATCACCACAAATGCATAATTATTGGTTTAGACAATTTAACATTCCAGCCCAATATGGTAGAGAAGAAATTAAGGAGGAAGATTTAAAAAATAAAATTTCATATTTAAAAGAAACTTATAAAGGGTTTAATATTACATATCCACTCAAAGATAAAATTATTCCCTTTATAGATGAAATTGATGATGTGGCCAAAGAGATAGGTAGTGTTAATACAGTGAAAAAAGAGGGAAATAAGTGGATTGGATATAATACCGATGTATTAGGTATGATGGCCATCTTTAAGGAATTAGAAACAGGCCTTTACCATCAATATTTTATTTTAGGGAGCGGAAATATGGCTAAAACTACACTATATGCCTTGAAAGACAAGAAAGTTATTATAGTTTGTAGAAATCTAGAAAATGGTAATAAAATAATAAAAAATTACCCATTTGCCAAATGTATGACCTTTGACCAATTTCAAAAATTAAATTTAAGTAATGGAATAGTTGTTAATACCTTACCTTTAGATGTAGAGCTAGGGCCATTTATGCTGGGAAAAGAAAACAATATATTAATTGATGCAAACTATAAAAAACTTCCTAAATTTTTAGTTGCCCGCTATATAAGTGGTTTAGAATTGTTGGTTCTGCAAGGAATAGAATGTTTTTATATTTGGACCGGTAAAAGGCCTACTAAAGAATCGGGATACCATGCTATCACCATATAG
- a CDS encoding YqeG family HAD IIIA-type phosphatase: protein MITIFKKLTPNLYLNTIYELDVDKLKKKGINAIITDLDNTLVGWNDPNPDAKLVKWFDNLRNHGFKVAIVSNNSENRVAHFAKQVGLPFISKAQKPRRSPFKKALEILGSKKEETAVLGDQIFTDVLGGNRTGLFTILVIPINPKEFIGTRIVRQCEKIVLRYLVKKGRIPS, encoded by the coding sequence GTGATAACTATTTTTAAAAAATTAACACCAAACCTATACTTAAATACTATCTACGAATTAGATGTTGATAAACTGAAAAAGAAAGGAATTAATGCCATAATAACAGATTTAGATAATACCTTAGTAGGTTGGAATGATCCTAACCCCGATGCCAAATTAGTTAAATGGTTTGATAATTTAAGAAATCATGGTTTTAAAGTAGCTATAGTATCTAATAATAGTGAAAATAGAGTAGCCCATTTTGCAAAACAAGTTGGATTGCCTTTTATTTCAAAAGCCCAAAAACCTAGGAGAAGTCCCTTTAAAAAAGCACTAGAAATATTAGGGAGTAAAAAAGAAGAAACTGCAGTTTTAGGAGACCAAATTTTTACAGATGTCCTCGGTGGTAACCGCACTGGGCTATTCACAATCCTAGTAATACCTATAAATCCCAAAGAATTTATAGGAACGAGGATTGTTAGACAATGTGAAAAAATAGTTTTAAGGTATTTAGTAAAAAAAGGACGTATTCCATCATAG
- the sigK gene encoding RNA polymerase sporulation sigma factor SigK encodes MFLSLFFALKELALLVSYVKNNSFPQPLSEEEERQYLERSIKGDKDARRKLIEHNLRLVAHIVKKYDNANIDNDDLISIGTVGLIKGIDTFDLAKGIKLATYAARCIENEVLMQIRANKKSRDDMSLEEPLGIDQEGNELTLMDILGIEIDFAEKINTNMNVEKMQRFLSKLTPKERYVIDRRYGLLDGNYYTQREIARQMKISRSYVSRIEKKAIRKLLKEFKKL; translated from the coding sequence ATGTTCTTAAGTTTATTTTTTGCTTTAAAAGAATTGGCTTTACTAGTTTCTTATGTAAAAAACAATTCTTTTCCACAACCTTTAAGTGAGGAAGAGGAAAGGCAATATTTAGAAAGATCAATAAAAGGAGACAAAGATGCCCGGAGAAAGTTAATAGAACATAATTTGAGGCTAGTTGCCCATATTGTTAAAAAATATGATAATGCTAATATCGATAATGATGATTTGATTTCTATAGGTACTGTTGGTTTAATAAAAGGGATAGATACCTTTGATTTAGCTAAAGGCATTAAACTTGCTACTTATGCCGCCCGCTGTATTGAAAATGAAGTATTGATGCAAATAAGGGCTAATAAAAAAAGTAGAGATGATATGTCATTAGAAGAACCTTTAGGTATCGACCAAGAAGGTAATGAACTAACTTTAATGGATATATTGGGAATAGAAATTGATTTCGCAGAAAAAATTAATACAAATATGAATGTAGAAAAAATGCAAAGGTTTTTAAGTAAGTTAACTCCAAAGGAAAGATATGTAATAGATAGGCGTTACGGTTTATTAGATGGAAATTATTATACCCAAAGGGAAATCGCTAGACAGATGAAAATCTCCCGCTCTTATGTATCCCGAATAGAAAAAAAAGCCATTAGAAAATTATTGAAGGAATTTAAAAAGCTTTAA
- a CDS encoding peptidoglycan D,D-transpeptidase FtsI family protein, whose protein sequence is MNYTRLKIIFIGFLLGIILLFSKISYYVIFLHQQYALLSVNQRIHTFIYNSNRGDIVDRNLLKFTDREKEQVLIYTNEPHKETILTIEKKSEEDFILDDSYLIIEKSIRNTKIAQHLIGIVGYAPFHKIQGLQGLSGLERQYDKELAGREGKVIMVVDSNNRPLYNTQPRIVGGKKNENTLVTTLCSVLQERLEKVIDGEKLIERGAVIVMDPYNGQVLAMISRPIMNYQNLDDGSHLNKGVQIHRNYNPASVFKMVIGLYALEQGVDPKRQFICKGLCKYSHGQLTFEEGFALSCNQVFYDLVLEFGGEEILEFAQKLGFGEKTGIGLYNEGRGRLPARETVKGKKGSALLALGQGDLEATPIQIAKLTAIIANGGYRITPQVVYYLGKNPHKVPDIKDLGPRIIDEKTVDILKEMMRKTAIFGTAAALNGFGGVKTGTADNQNRWLTGFFPAENPKIVVTIFIEEGYGKGTIEVSKKIIETIFNLIRNNPFPLNIIY, encoded by the coding sequence ATGAATTATACTAGGTTGAAAATAATATTTATAGGATTTTTACTAGGAATAATTTTGCTTTTTTCAAAAATTAGCTATTACGTCATTTTTCTCCATCAGCAATACGCCCTTTTAAGTGTTAATCAAAGGATTCACACTTTTATCTATAATAGCAATAGGGGAGATATTGTAGATAGAAATCTCCTTAAGTTTACAGATAGGGAAAAAGAGCAAGTTTTAATTTACACTAATGAGCCCCATAAAGAAACAATTTTAACCATTGAAAAAAAGTCAGAGGAGGATTTTATCCTAGATGACAGTTATTTAATTATTGAAAAAAGTATCAGAAATACTAAAATTGCCCAACATTTAATTGGAATTGTCGGTTATGCTCCCTTCCATAAAATCCAGGGATTACAGGGATTGTCAGGACTAGAAAGACAATACGACAAAGAATTGGCTGGAAGGGAAGGGAAAGTAATCATGGTAGTGGATAGTAATAACAGACCTTTATATAATACACAGCCTAGGATAGTGGGTGGAAAAAAGAATGAAAATACTTTAGTAACTACCCTTTGTTCAGTTTTACAAGAAAGATTAGAGAAGGTCATAGATGGAGAAAAATTAATTGAACGGGGAGCAGTTATAGTCATGGATCCCTATAATGGTCAAGTATTAGCTATGATTAGCAGACCAATAATGAATTATCAAAATTTAGATGATGGCAGCCATTTAAATAAAGGGGTTCAAATTCACCGAAATTACAATCCGGCATCAGTATTTAAAATGGTTATAGGACTTTATGCTTTAGAACAGGGAGTGGACCCTAAAAGGCAATTTATATGTAAAGGATTATGTAAATATTCCCATGGTCAGTTAACCTTTGAAGAAGGTTTTGCTTTATCTTGTAACCAAGTATTTTACGATTTGGTGTTGGAGTTTGGAGGAGAAGAAATTTTAGAATTTGCTCAAAAATTAGGCTTTGGAGAAAAAACCGGTATTGGCCTTTACAATGAGGGAAGGGGTCGATTGCCAGCAAGGGAAACAGTAAAAGGAAAAAAGGGTAGTGCCCTTTTGGCATTAGGGCAAGGAGATCTAGAAGCAACACCGATCCAGATTGCAAAACTAACTGCTATAATCGCTAATGGTGGTTATAGAATAACACCTCAAGTAGTTTATTATTTAGGTAAAAATCCCCATAAAGTTCCAGATATCAAAGATCTAGGTCCTAGAATTATCGATGAAAAAACTGTTGATATTTTAAAGGAGATGATGAGAAAAACGGCAATTTTTGGCACCGCCGCAGCCCTTAATGGCTTTGGAGGGGTAAAGACCGGTACTGCAGACAATCAAAACCGTTGGTTAACTGGTTTTTTTCCAGCAGAAAACCCAAAAATCGTAGTAACTATTTTTATTGAAGAAGGTTATGGTAAAGGGACTATAGAAGTCAGTAAAAAAATTATAGAAACAATTTTTAATTTAATTAGGAACAATCCTTTTCCCCTTAACATAATATATTAA
- the udk gene encoding uridine kinase — protein MERPMIIGIAGGTGSGKTTVAQKIFDCIDKEHVAVIEHDAYYKDQSHISFEERLKTNYDHPFAFDTELLIQHLKDLRNGKAIEKPVYSFVTHTRQKERVRVEPRKIIILEGILILEDKRIRDLLDIKVYVDTDADVRIIRRLLRDIKERGRTIESVVEQYLSTVRPMHLQFVEPSKKYADIIVPEGGENLVAIDILVTKVLALLNN, from the coding sequence ATGGAGAGACCGATGATAATAGGGATAGCTGGGGGTACAGGCTCAGGTAAAACCACCGTAGCCCAAAAAATCTTTGATTGTATTGATAAAGAACATGTAGCTGTTATTGAACATGACGCATATTATAAAGATCAAAGTCATATTTCATTTGAAGAAAGGTTAAAAACTAATTATGATCATCCCTTTGCCTTTGATACAGAATTATTGATTCAACATTTAAAGGATTTAAGAAACGGCAAGGCAATAGAAAAACCTGTTTATTCCTTCGTCACCCATACCAGACAAAAGGAAAGGGTTAGGGTTGAACCTAGAAAGATTATAATCCTTGAAGGGATATTAATTTTAGAAGATAAAAGGATCAGAGATCTCCTTGACATCAAGGTATATGTTGATACCGATGCCGATGTAAGAATAATCAGGAGATTACTACGGGACATTAAAGAGAGAGGACGTACCATCGAATCAGTGGTGGAACAATATCTTTCCACTGTAAGACCGATGCATTTACAATTTGTGGAACCATCCAAAAAATATGCAGATATTATAGTCCCTGAAGGAGGAGAAAATCTAGTTGCCATCGATATTTTGGTAACTAAAGTTTTGGCCCTTTTAAATAATTAA
- a CDS encoding peptidase U32 family protein, with the protein MKKPELLAPAGDLEKLKVAIAYGADAVYLAGKNYGLRAKATNFNEAELLEGLYYAHSHGAKVYVTLNILAHNEDLENLPEYVRWLGAVGVDAVIVSDPGVVSIVKEEAPDLDIHLSTQASVTNYRAAQFWQDQGVSRIVLARELSLKEIKEIKEKVDVQIETFVHGAMCMAYSGRCLISNFLTGRDANRGDCAQPCRWKYYLVEEKRPNEFYPIEEDYRGSYILSSKDLRTIEFLHELVEAGIDSFKIEGRMKSVNYVATVVNTYRQVLDEIFHKGKDYQFDPKWLEELAKSSHRHFTSGFYKEKAGGDAQTYESSHYIRDVDFVALVLEVFEDGRTAIIEQRNNFNLEQSFDILMPGGVIKEGKILKMWDMDGNEIDKAPHPQQRIKAVFDTDIKELAIIRREK; encoded by the coding sequence ATGAAAAAACCTGAATTGTTAGCTCCTGCAGGGGATTTGGAAAAATTGAAAGTGGCTATAGCCTACGGGGCAGATGCCGTTTATTTGGCAGGGAAAAATTATGGACTTAGGGCAAAGGCTACAAACTTTAATGAAGCTGAGTTACTTGAAGGTCTATACTATGCCCACAGCCATGGAGCAAAGGTTTACGTAACTTTAAATATTTTAGCCCATAATGAAGATTTGGAAAATCTCCCCGAATATGTCCGTTGGTTAGGGGCAGTAGGTGTTGATGCTGTCATAGTTTCTGATCCTGGAGTGGTATCAATAGTTAAAGAGGAAGCTCCAGACTTGGACATTCACCTCAGTACCCAAGCAAGTGTAACCAATTATAGGGCTGCCCAATTTTGGCAAGATCAAGGGGTTTCTAGGATAGTATTAGCAAGGGAGCTTTCATTAAAGGAAATTAAAGAAATAAAAGAAAAAGTAGATGTTCAGATAGAAACCTTTGTCCATGGTGCGATGTGTATGGCTTATTCAGGAAGGTGCTTGATTAGTAATTTTTTAACTGGTAGAGATGCCAACAGGGGTGATTGTGCCCAACCATGTCGTTGGAAATATTATTTAGTTGAAGAAAAGCGTCCCAATGAATTTTATCCTATAGAAGAAGACTACAGGGGAAGTTATATTCTTAGTTCTAAGGATTTAAGGACTATTGAGTTTCTTCATGAACTAGTGGAAGCAGGGATTGATAGTTTTAAAATTGAAGGTAGAATGAAAAGTGTTAACTATGTAGCTACAGTTGTTAATACTTATCGTCAGGTATTAGATGAAATATTCCATAAAGGTAAAGATTATCAATTTGATCCAAAATGGTTGGAAGAATTAGCAAAATCAAGTCATCGTCATTTTACTTCTGGTTTTTATAAAGAAAAGGCTGGAGGAGATGCTCAGACATATGAAAGTTCCCATTATATTAGAGATGTGGATTTTGTTGCTTTAGTTTTAGAAGTATTTGAAGATGGAAGAACTGCTATTATTGAACAAAGAAATAACTTTAATTTAGAGCAAAGTTTTGATATATTAATGCCTGGTGGTGTAATTAAAGAAGGAAAAATTTTAAAAATGTGGGATATGGATGGCAATGAAATTGATAAAGCCCCTCATCCCCAACAAAGGATTAAAGCAGTATTTGATACAGATATAAAGGAACTAGCTATAATTAGAAGGGAGAAATAA
- the mltG gene encoding endolytic transglycosylase MltG, with translation MTLNLDKSKIFRILTISASVFLVSVIILSLTLYILTLPPGKGDNSVEILIPVGTSPAAIAEILQEQGVIKNSFLYRLYLRRYNYSSRLQAGIYQLNDGLSYRELTEILLEGKLEKPTIRFTIPEGWKIQQIATRLENQGLINKEKFLDLIENGEFDYWFIEQIPDNVDYRLEGYLFPDTYEVFENSSEWEIINMMLRNFARNFPEEYRKRAEELGMSVHQVVTLASIVEREAMVDKERPLIAGVFHNRLRINMALQSCATVFYFTEREPVLVADTKIVNPYNTYVFPGLPPGPIGAPGKNAIQSTLFYQETDYLYFVTKKDGSGEHYFARTYEEHLANIAKSNRN, from the coding sequence ATGACCCTTAATCTGGATAAAAGTAAAATCTTTAGAATCTTAACTATTTCAGCTTCAGTCTTTTTAGTTTCAGTAATAATCCTCTCGCTAACCCTTTATATTCTCACTTTGCCCCCTGGAAAAGGGGATAATTCTGTTGAAATACTCATACCTGTTGGAACATCTCCAGCAGCTATTGCGGAAATTTTACAGGAACAAGGGGTAATAAAAAATTCTTTTCTATATCGCTTGTATTTACGGAGGTATAATTATAGTTCAAGGCTTCAAGCTGGGATTTATCAATTAAATGATGGTTTATCTTACAGAGAATTGACGGAAATTTTATTGGAAGGAAAACTTGAAAAACCAACTATAAGGTTTACTATTCCAGAAGGATGGAAAATCCAGCAAATAGCAACCCGTTTAGAAAACCAAGGATTAATAAATAAAGAGAAATTCCTAGATTTAATCGAAAATGGAGAATTTGATTATTGGTTTATTGAACAAATCCCTGATAATGTCGATTATAGATTAGAAGGTTACCTTTTCCCAGATACTTATGAGGTATTTGAAAATAGTAGTGAGTGGGAAATAATTAATATGATGCTAAGGAATTTTGCTAGAAATTTTCCTGAAGAATACCGTAAAAGGGCTGAAGAGTTGGGGATGTCAGTACACCAAGTGGTAACATTGGCCTCTATTGTTGAAAGGGAGGCAATGGTGGATAAGGAAAGGCCTCTTATTGCGGGAGTTTTCCATAACCGGTTGCGAATTAACATGGCTTTGCAATCCTGTGCCACTGTCTTTTATTTCACAGAAAGGGAACCGGTATTAGTTGCTGACACTAAAATCGTTAATCCTTATAATACCTATGTATTCCCGGGATTACCTCCAGGACCCATAGGTGCTCCAGGGAAAAATGCCATCCAAAGCACTTTATTTTATCAAGAGACCGATTATTTATACTTTGTTACTAAAAAAGACGGTTCAGGAGAGCATTATTTTGCTAGAACCTATGAAGAACATTTAGCAAATATAGCGAAAAGTAATAGAAATTAG
- a CDS encoding DUF1292 domain-containing protein: MYNEEEVKIVLVDEDGNEHSFVEYERIIFEDDREFALLLAVDELDDDDAELYVFEVTVDENGEEHFTAVEDPQIIEEVEDAYHAIIEYEEENEDLE, translated from the coding sequence ATGTATAATGAAGAAGAGGTAAAAATTGTTTTAGTTGATGAAGATGGTAATGAACATTCATTTGTAGAATATGAAAGGATAATATTTGAAGATGATAGGGAATTTGCCCTATTGTTAGCAGTAGATGAATTAGATGATGATGACGCTGAACTTTATGTTTTTGAAGTAACAGTTGATGAAAATGGTGAAGAACATTTCACAGCCGTTGAGGATCCACAAATAATTGAAGAAGTAGAAGATGCTTACCATGCTATAATTGAATATGAGGAAGAGAATGAAGATTTAGAATAG
- the ruvX gene encoding Holliday junction resolvase RuvX: MRTMGLDLGEKTIGVAVSDLLGLTAQGLKVIKRQGQDELEELAQIIKDYEVSTIVIGLPKNMNNTLGPRAIISQEFAEVLKKRFPDLKIVLQDERLTTAEIQRQLISADISRNKRKKVVDKMAAMLILQTYLDKNKM; the protein is encoded by the coding sequence ATGAGAACTATGGGACTTGATTTAGGAGAAAAGACCATTGGTGTTGCGGTCTCTGATTTATTGGGATTAACTGCCCAAGGTTTAAAAGTTATCAAAAGACAAGGGCAGGATGAGCTGGAGGAGTTAGCTCAAATAATTAAAGATTATGAAGTTTCTACTATTGTTATAGGACTTCCTAAAAATATGAATAATACTTTAGGGCCTAGGGCAATTATCAGTCAAGAATTTGCTGAAGTTTTGAAAAAGCGGTTTCCTGATTTAAAAATAGTATTACAAGATGAAAGATTAACTACCGCTGAAATTCAACGTCAGCTTATTAGTGCAGATATCAGTAGAAATAAAAGAAAAAAAGTAGTTGACAAAATGGCTGCTATGTTAATTTTACAAACATATTTAGATAAAAATAAAATGTAA
- a CDS encoding IreB family regulatory phosphoprotein has product MTESQHTMKFTAQKEVADVKTILADVYKSLQEKGYNPMNQIVGYLLSGDPAYITSHNNARVKIRKLERDEILEELVRNYIDVVIK; this is encoded by the coding sequence ATGACTGAATCCCAACATACGATGAAGTTTACTGCGCAAAAAGAAGTAGCAGATGTTAAGACGATTTTGGCCGATGTCTATAAAAGCTTGCAAGAAAAGGGTTATAATCCAATGAATCAGATAGTAGGTTATCTTTTGTCTGGGGACCCTGCTTACATTACAAGTCATAATAATGCTAGGGTTAAAATAAGGAAACTTGAAAGAGATGAGATATTAGAAGAATTAGTTAGAAACTATATTGATGTCGTTATCAAGTAA